The following proteins are co-located in the Candidatus Polarisedimenticolia bacterium genome:
- a CDS encoding integration host factor subunit beta, whose translation MTKAELVEEVARVSELTKKHSEVIVDTVFDSIIEALHKDEKIELRGFGSFRIRQRRSRQGRNPKTGDKVDVPAKKIPYFKPGKELKELINSDDSNPTGS comes from the coding sequence ATGACCAAGGCGGAGCTGGTCGAAGAGGTCGCGCGCGTCTCCGAGCTGACCAAGAAGCACTCCGAGGTGATCGTCGATACGGTCTTCGATTCGATCATCGAAGCGCTGCACAAGGACGAAAAGATCGAGCTGCGCGGCTTCGGAAGTTTTCGCATCCGGCAACGGCGGTCGCGCCAGGGCCGGAACCCTAAGACCGGCGACAAAGTGGACGTGCCGGCAAAGAAGATCCCCTACTTCAAACCGGGCAAAGAGCTCAAGGAGCTCATCAACTCCGACGATTCCAATCCGACCGGTTCCTGA
- a CDS encoding HEAT repeat domain-containing protein, producing the protein MKRRLLLAAIFAGLLAPLPGALFGAEVAGLAKGEAPPSLYELTARSDLVVLARVISGSLKLAQVQVREVFRGSVIPGARLQIAFRDFNMSLGKENRIVFDDGESELLFLIPEVDAEGKRKGEDRYTLFRGRFGRFQLPREGGDVYRDAVREFADLAALKDHRELFKRLRALLVNPNPVLVDAGLQEVLKLDLVDRDMVQQILRFSRDPAPGRRIAAMRLATRLFTGIRNKAEESELQDALLPPLAVLARNDPDEQVRVESVLALGAWGGEAVRETLREIADQDPAQTVRYQARVILLKAGGGTRPSPKPGGHPER; encoded by the coding sequence ATGAAGCGCCGGCTCCTTCTCGCGGCGATTTTCGCGGGTCTTCTCGCCCCCCTTCCCGGCGCCCTGTTCGGAGCCGAAGTGGCGGGGCTGGCGAAAGGGGAGGCCCCGCCCAGTCTTTATGAGCTCACGGCCCGTTCCGATCTGGTGGTTCTCGCCCGCGTCATCTCGGGATCGCTGAAGCTGGCCCAGGTTCAGGTCCGGGAGGTTTTCCGAGGCTCCGTCATCCCCGGCGCGCGGCTCCAGATCGCCTTCCGTGATTTCAACATGAGCCTTGGGAAGGAGAATCGGATCGTCTTCGACGACGGAGAAAGCGAGCTCCTGTTCCTGATTCCCGAAGTCGACGCTGAAGGAAAACGCAAAGGGGAGGACCGCTACACTCTTTTCCGCGGGCGCTTCGGACGCTTCCAGCTCCCTCGGGAAGGGGGAGACGTCTATCGCGACGCCGTGCGCGAGTTCGCCGATCTGGCGGCGCTGAAGGATCACCGGGAGCTCTTCAAGCGGCTCAGGGCCCTCTTGGTGAATCCGAACCCCGTCCTGGTCGATGCGGGACTCCAGGAAGTGCTCAAGCTCGACCTGGTGGATCGCGACATGGTCCAGCAGATTCTGCGGTTCTCGCGGGATCCAGCCCCCGGACGGCGAATCGCCGCCATGAGGCTCGCGACCCGCCTCTTCACGGGTATTCGGAACAAGGCCGAGGAGTCGGAGTTACAGGACGCGCTGTTGCCGCCCCTGGCGGTGCTGGCGCGCAACGACCCCGATGAGCAGGTGAGAGTGGAGTCGGTTTTGGCGCTGGGAGCCTGGGGCGGCGAGGCCGTCCGGGAGACCCTGCGGGAGATCGCGGATCAGGATCCGGCCCAGACGGTTCGCTACCAGGCGCGGGTCATCCTCTTGAAGGCCGGCGGCGGAACACGACCGTCGCCTAAGCCCGGCGGCCACCCCGAACGTTAG
- a CDS encoding bifunctional nuclease family protein — protein MEIEMKIKGLMIDPISNMPIIILRDPKTNAVLPIWVGIFEANAIALQIEKIVTPRPMTHDLLKNILSGIHASVEKVVITELKENTFFALVYLKQGERVLPVDSRPSDAIALALRTESPIFVESDVIDKAKNADLTKDAGESERIRKWLENLDPEELGKYEM, from the coding sequence ATGGAAATCGAGATGAAAATCAAGGGCCTGATGATCGATCCGATCAGCAATATGCCGATCATCATCCTCCGCGATCCGAAGACCAACGCGGTGCTTCCGATCTGGGTCGGGATCTTCGAGGCAAACGCCATCGCACTCCAGATCGAGAAAATCGTGACTCCGCGCCCTATGACCCATGATTTGCTGAAGAACATCCTCTCCGGGATTCACGCTTCGGTGGAGAAAGTGGTGATCACCGAGCTGAAGGAGAACACTTTTTTCGCGCTCGTCTATCTGAAGCAGGGGGAGCGCGTCCTTCCCGTCGATTCCCGTCCTTCCGACGCAATCGCGCTCGCGCTGCGGACCGAGTCGCCGATTTTCGTCGAGAGCGACGTGATCGACAAGGCGAAGAACGCCGATCTCACGAAAGACGCGGGGGAGTCGGAGCGCATCCGGAAATGGCTCGAGAACCTCGATCCCGAAGAGCTTGGAAAGTACGAGATGTAG
- a CDS encoding ParA family protein, whose product MILAIANQKGGVGKTTTAINLAAALAQKKLKTLLMDLDPQGNCTLSFVDPQQLGTTVYEALTEPELSIKDAIHHTSSPSLDIIPARITLAKFESKMVGELDGHFRLKDRLKSLEKQYQYIVIDTPPTLGLLTVNALVAASHLLVPIQSSYFALEGTDDLLETVEKIKARPNPHLEFLGVVITLHDKRTVLGRDIKNHIKEVFGAKVFKTIISRSVRLEESPAYKESIFSYSPNSSGALEYYRLSEEVIGRV is encoded by the coding sequence ATGATCCTGGCCATTGCCAACCAGAAGGGTGGAGTCGGAAAGACCACGACCGCCATCAATCTCGCGGCTGCCCTAGCCCAGAAGAAGCTGAAGACGTTGCTTATGGACCTTGACCCCCAGGGCAACTGCACCTTGTCCTTCGTCGACCCTCAGCAGCTGGGGACCACCGTATACGAGGCCTTGACCGAACCCGAGCTATCGATCAAGGACGCCATTCACCATACCAGCAGTCCCTCCCTGGACATCATTCCGGCTCGCATCACCCTGGCGAAATTCGAAAGCAAGATGGTGGGCGAGCTCGACGGGCATTTCCGCCTCAAGGATCGGCTCAAGTCTCTGGAGAAGCAGTACCAGTACATCGTCATCGATACACCGCCGACGCTCGGCCTCCTGACGGTGAACGCCCTGGTCGCCGCCAGCCATCTCCTCGTGCCGATTCAGTCCTCCTACTTCGCTCTCGAAGGGACCGACGACCTTCTCGAGACTGTCGAAAAAATCAAGGCCCGGCCCAATCCGCACCTTGAGTTCCTTGGCGTCGTGATCACCCTTCACGACAAGAGAACCGTCCTGGGACGGGACATCAAGAATCACATCAAGGAGGTTTTTGGAGCGAAGGTCTTCAAGACCATCATCAGCCGCAGCGTCCGCCTGGAGGAGAGTCCGGCCTACAAGGAGTCGATTTTCTCCTACTCTCCCAACTCCAGCGGCGCTCTCGAATACTATCGACTCTCCGAAGAGGTGATTGGCCGTGTCTAG
- a CDS encoding ParB/RepB/Spo0J family partition protein → MRHDHHFVDSLTRGTLTPVGRMIAMEQIDTVPEQPRRQMGNLSELVASIKEKGVLEPILVRREGVRFRIIAGERRYRAAREAGLTQIPSIEIDVDDKGTLEISLIENLQRRDLSPIEEAHGIKQLCDKFLYTHEEVARKLGKSRSAITEILGLAQIQEEVIEYCQRYGINSRSHLLAIAHQPDIESMLTLAEQIRTQNLTRDDVRKLRRPVSDDARPGRPKHFVFKYRADDRRFAFSLRFSKAEVSRTEIIHTLRELLQTLESQSE, encoded by the coding sequence ATGCGTCACGATCATCATTTCGTCGACAGCCTCACGCGCGGAACCCTGACTCCCGTGGGCAGGATGATCGCGATGGAGCAGATCGACACCGTTCCCGAGCAGCCTCGACGGCAAATGGGAAACCTCTCGGAGCTGGTCGCCTCCATCAAAGAGAAAGGGGTTCTCGAGCCGATCCTCGTCCGCAGGGAAGGGGTTCGTTTTCGAATCATCGCCGGCGAGAGGCGCTACCGGGCGGCCCGCGAGGCGGGTCTCACCCAGATCCCTTCCATCGAGATCGACGTCGACGACAAGGGAACTCTGGAGATTTCGCTCATCGAGAATCTCCAGCGGAGAGACCTCAGCCCGATTGAAGAGGCCCACGGAATCAAGCAGCTTTGCGACAAGTTCCTCTACACGCACGAGGAGGTCGCTCGAAAGCTCGGCAAGTCCCGCTCGGCGATCACCGAGATCCTGGGGCTGGCGCAGATCCAGGAGGAGGTGATCGAGTACTGCCAGCGGTACGGAATCAACTCCCGCTCGCACCTCTTGGCGATCGCTCACCAGCCGGACATCGAATCGATGCTCACGCTGGCCGAGCAGATTCGCACCCAGAATCTCACCCGCGACGACGTCCGAAAGCTCCGCAGGCCCGTATCAGACGATGCCCGCCCAGGACGGCCCAAGCATTTCGTTTTCAAATACCGCGCCGACGATCGTCGCTTCGCCTTCAGCCTAAGATTCAGCAAGGCCGAAGTGTCACGCACCGAAATCATCCACACCCTCCGCGAGCTCCTCCAGACACTGGAAAGCCAGAGCGAGTGA
- the miaB gene encoding tRNA (N6-isopentenyl adenosine(37)-C2)-methylthiotransferase MiaB: MSPPRPATGRYLVETWGCQMNTHDSEKLAGLLEEMGYLPASSPHQADVILLNTCTIREKAEEKLFSRLGSFRELKAERPSLIIGVCGCVAQQEGESIFLRSGLADLVMGPRAINSLPSMLEQVRRDRSRPVDLGRREDSIRFDGHRARRAPGPRAYLTVMEGCNKTCTYCIVPTTRGREVSKEAGEVLAEARRLAESGYVEIELLGQNVNAYRSGLVHLGRLLRDLQRLEGVRRLRFTTSHPAHLSGEIIEAMRDCPSVCEHLHLPVQSGSGAVLERMQRGYTPRRYRERIDKLRALVPGIALSTDIIVGFPEETEEEFRETLALLREVEFDQVYSFLYSPRPGTAAAETADTLPLEEKKRRLAELQAMQLEIQARRNGRLVGTEVEVLIDGAARLGNGRLKGRTRTNRVVNFEGPEEMVGRFARVTVVSANPNSLEGALAEPAGLDLARIAVYK; encoded by the coding sequence ATGAGCCCCCCCCGCCCCGCGACGGGACGCTATCTCGTCGAGACATGGGGCTGCCAGATGAACACCCACGACTCGGAGAAGCTCGCCGGCCTTCTCGAGGAGATGGGATACCTTCCCGCCTCGAGCCCTCATCAGGCCGACGTGATACTCCTGAACACTTGCACGATACGGGAGAAAGCCGAGGAGAAGCTGTTTTCCCGCCTCGGCTCTTTCCGCGAGCTGAAGGCCGAGCGGCCCTCGCTAATCATCGGAGTCTGCGGATGCGTCGCCCAGCAGGAAGGGGAGTCGATCTTCCTTCGCTCCGGCCTCGCGGACCTGGTGATGGGCCCGAGAGCCATCAACTCCCTCCCTTCGATGCTGGAGCAGGTGCGCCGCGATCGCAGCCGTCCCGTCGACCTGGGAAGGCGTGAAGACAGCATCCGGTTCGATGGGCACCGGGCGCGACGGGCCCCGGGACCCCGGGCCTACCTGACGGTGATGGAAGGATGCAACAAGACCTGCACCTACTGCATCGTGCCGACGACGCGCGGGCGGGAGGTGAGCAAGGAGGCCGGTGAGGTGCTCGCGGAAGCCCGCCGCCTCGCCGAGAGCGGCTACGTCGAAATCGAGCTCCTGGGCCAGAACGTGAACGCCTATCGTTCCGGGCTCGTGCACCTCGGCCGTCTGCTTCGGGACCTCCAGCGGCTGGAGGGGGTCCGGCGGCTGCGCTTCACGACTTCCCACCCGGCGCACTTGAGCGGTGAAATAATCGAGGCGATGCGGGATTGTCCGAGCGTCTGCGAGCACCTCCACCTGCCCGTGCAATCGGGTTCGGGAGCCGTGCTGGAGCGCATGCAGCGCGGCTACACACCGCGCCGCTACCGCGAGCGGATCGACAAGCTCCGGGCGCTCGTTCCGGGAATCGCCCTCTCCACGGACATCATCGTGGGATTTCCGGAAGAGACCGAAGAGGAGTTTCGGGAGACCCTTGCCCTCTTGCGAGAGGTGGAGTTCGACCAGGTGTATTCCTTCCTCTACTCGCCGCGGCCCGGCACGGCGGCGGCGGAAACGGCCGATACGCTCCCGCTCGAGGAGAAGAAACGCCGCCTCGCCGAGCTCCAGGCGATGCAACTGGAGATTCAGGCCCGCCGCAACGGGCGCCTCGTAGGAACCGAGGTCGAGGTCCTGATCGACGGGGCCGCGCGCCTGGGAAACGGACGGCTGAAAGGACGGACGCGCACGAATCGCGTCGTCAACTTCGAGGGCCCCGAGGAGATGGTGGGCCGTTTCGCGCGCGTGACGGTCGTTTCAGCGAATCCGAACTCCCTCGAGGGGGCCCTGGCCGAGCCCGCAGGCCTTGACTTGGCCCGGATCGCGGTATATAAGTGA
- a CDS encoding S1 RNA-binding domain-containing protein has protein sequence KYSKSSRVRGKVVSLTDYGAFLELEEGVEGLIHVSEMSWTKRIKHPSKVLAVGDTVEAVVLDVDQEGRRLSLGLRQTEPNPWDLIAEKYHVGDRISGKVRNLTDFGAFVEVEEGIDGLVHISDLSWTKRMRHPSELLKKGDTVEAIILKIDSENQRLSLGIKQLSPNIWEEFFRLRQVGDIVPGKVVRLTDFGAFLEVEEGIEGLIHVSEMSEDRVDQPKDVLTVGDIVKAKIIKMDAAEQKVGLSIKAVLQDLTQEELRAYMEGQQRASGSTLGDAMRETDFLEERNAGRDEEE, from the coding sequence AAGTACTCCAAGAGCTCGCGCGTTCGCGGCAAGGTCGTGAGCCTGACGGACTACGGCGCCTTCCTGGAGCTCGAGGAAGGGGTCGAAGGCCTCATCCACGTCTCGGAGATGTCGTGGACCAAGCGCATCAAGCATCCCTCGAAGGTGCTGGCGGTCGGGGACACGGTGGAGGCTGTCGTCCTGGACGTGGATCAGGAGGGCCGCCGCCTTTCCCTCGGACTCCGGCAGACCGAGCCGAATCCCTGGGACCTCATCGCCGAGAAGTACCACGTGGGGGATCGGATCTCGGGCAAGGTGCGCAACCTGACCGACTTCGGGGCCTTCGTCGAGGTCGAGGAGGGAATCGACGGTCTGGTCCACATCTCCGATCTCTCGTGGACCAAGCGGATGAGGCATCCCTCGGAGCTTCTCAAGAAGGGCGACACCGTCGAGGCGATCATCCTCAAGATCGATTCGGAGAACCAGCGACTCTCCCTCGGCATCAAGCAGCTTTCGCCCAACATCTGGGAGGAGTTCTTCCGGTTGCGCCAGGTGGGCGACATCGTTCCCGGCAAGGTGGTGCGCTTGACGGACTTCGGCGCCTTCCTCGAAGTAGAAGAGGGGATTGAGGGGCTGATCCACGTCTCCGAGATGTCGGAGGACCGCGTGGACCAGCCGAAGGACGTCCTGACCGTGGGCGACATCGTGAAGGCCAAGATCATCAAGATGGACGCCGCCGAGCAGAAGGTCGGACTCTCCATCAAGGCCGTCCTTCAGGATTTGACGCAGGAGGAGCTCCGGGCCTACATGGAGGGCCAGCAGCGCGCTTCGGGGAGCACCCTGGGCGACGCGATGCGTGAGACCGACTTCCTCGAGGAGCGCAACGCCGGACGGGACGAGGAGGAGTAG
- a CDS encoding HIT domain-containing protein, protein MKGCLFCQAGKSRRDLSHLVVHRGRYHYIILNRYPYNNGHLMIVPYAHQAGLAEGTSAQLREMMVLAARCETILKKVYRCNGLNLGMNLGQPAGAGIAGHLHLHVVPRWKGDTNFLTVVGGIRVIPESLETTRSKLSARFRPASERKDRSPRAVGRAR, encoded by the coding sequence ATGAAGGGATGCCTCTTCTGCCAGGCCGGGAAGTCCCGCCGCGACCTTTCCCATCTCGTCGTGCATCGCGGCCGGTATCACTACATCATTCTGAACCGCTACCCCTACAATAACGGGCACCTCATGATCGTTCCCTACGCGCACCAGGCCGGGCTGGCCGAGGGGACGTCGGCGCAGCTCCGGGAGATGATGGTCCTCGCGGCCCGCTGCGAGACCATCCTGAAGAAGGTGTATCGATGCAACGGACTGAACCTGGGGATGAACCTGGGGCAGCCGGCGGGCGCCGGGATCGCGGGCCACCTCCATCTGCACGTCGTGCCTCGCTGGAAAGGCGACACCAATTTTCTCACCGTCGTGGGAGGAATCCGCGTAATCCCCGAATCGCTCGAGACCACGCGCTCGAAGTTGTCCGCCCGATTCCGGCCCGCTTCGGAACGCAAGGACCGGTCACCCCGCGCCGTCGGAAGGGCGCGATGA
- the lptG gene encoding LPS export ABC transporter permease LptG encodes MSRIFKYVFRAVFGPSLLGLAIYTFVLLMNAIFNVAEMAIRKNLPISAVLKILALSLPQFLALTIPMSVLLGTLIGIGRLSADSEIVALRACGIGYRRIIAPVLALGFLGWLVCSALVLWVEPRANFVRHRMAARLMLRSDLRKELKPHVFLEDLPGMLLYADNVYQGGSSLEHVLLYQTDPQGRDLITTARRGRLDYDSSTGNLRLLMEGGLTHRSDPTDPLDYQVYGADRQMVLREADAGFKLRLRLLKEPQQKNYREQTLPELSATWQKAEEIQHVPTRAKIRSSIDVIYHERFALPAACIVFTLIGFPLGIYNRRGGRSSGIVLSLAVVLLYWLILTTGENLATEARIPPVAALWAGNVLFSLAGIALIWRRERKELGEGRRTWWGFLSRRIQTARERRRARREDRARSRLLRKAPAAAPETVRARDRYVGGALFSTLIDRYILRSYLKLLLISGLSIYIIFLVVDFREMIDDVIQHQVPGQLILRFFKFRTPWVINQILPVACLVSTLLAFGLLARFNEITAMKAGGLSLYRVSLPVVGTTVLLSVFSFGIEGYVMPFSNQRASQIRDEIRGHSARSTTQPQRRWVLGKDGRFYNYRTYITPAARFLSLSGSGVFQGFSIYRLDPESFAIRDRIYAREAVWAEGAWALRDGWERKFDGGGAVVSFEPFVEKKVMLREAPSQFLEEVKTPDQMNYWQLRKFIKDLKRRGYSVQELLVDLYEKIAIPFVSLVMVILGLPFAFRTGKKGSLYGIGLSIGLVVVYYATFAVMSALGEIGFLPPFLAAWAPNILFAGAGTYMMLSLVRT; translated from the coding sequence TTGTCCCGCATCTTCAAATATGTATTCCGCGCCGTCTTCGGCCCCTCACTGCTGGGGCTGGCCATCTACACCTTCGTCCTGCTGATGAACGCCATTTTCAACGTCGCCGAGATGGCCATCCGGAAGAACCTGCCGATCAGCGCCGTTCTCAAGATACTCGCTCTATCGCTGCCTCAATTCCTCGCCCTGACGATCCCGATGTCGGTCCTCCTTGGAACCTTGATTGGCATCGGGCGCCTTTCTGCCGACAGCGAGATTGTCGCCCTCAGAGCCTGCGGAATCGGATACCGGCGGATCATCGCCCCGGTCTTGGCGCTCGGCTTCCTAGGCTGGCTCGTGTGCAGCGCGCTGGTTCTGTGGGTCGAGCCGAGGGCCAACTTCGTCAGGCACCGGATGGCGGCGCGCCTGATGCTCCGTTCGGACCTTCGCAAGGAGCTGAAGCCCCACGTCTTCCTCGAAGACCTTCCGGGAATGCTCCTTTACGCGGACAACGTCTATCAGGGAGGCAGCAGTCTTGAGCACGTCCTCCTTTACCAGACCGACCCTCAAGGGCGCGACCTGATCACGACGGCTCGCCGGGGACGCCTGGATTACGACTCCTCGACCGGCAACCTGCGGCTTCTCATGGAAGGAGGGCTCACCCACCGCTCCGACCCGACCGACCCGCTCGATTACCAGGTCTATGGGGCGGACCGTCAGATGGTTCTGCGGGAGGCCGACGCAGGCTTCAAGCTGCGCCTTCGCCTACTCAAGGAACCGCAACAGAAGAACTACCGGGAGCAGACCCTTCCCGAGCTCTCCGCGACCTGGCAGAAGGCCGAGGAGATCCAGCACGTGCCGACCCGGGCGAAGATTCGCAGTTCCATCGACGTCATCTACCACGAGCGCTTCGCGCTGCCCGCCGCCTGCATCGTCTTCACCCTGATTGGGTTTCCGCTCGGAATCTACAACCGCCGCGGCGGGAGGTCCTCCGGAATCGTCTTGAGCCTGGCGGTCGTCCTGCTTTACTGGCTGATCCTGACGACGGGCGAGAACCTGGCGACCGAGGCCAGGATCCCCCCCGTCGCGGCCCTTTGGGCCGGCAACGTCCTCTTCAGCCTCGCGGGGATCGCCTTGATCTGGCGGCGCGAGCGCAAGGAGCTCGGGGAAGGCAGGAGGACATGGTGGGGGTTTCTCTCGCGAAGGATCCAGACGGCGCGGGAGCGGCGCCGGGCGCGCCGGGAGGATCGGGCGCGCAGCCGCCTGCTGAGAAAGGCGCCGGCGGCCGCCCCCGAAACGGTTCGCGCCCGCGACCGCTACGTCGGGGGGGCGCTCTTCTCCACCCTGATTGACCGCTACATCTTAAGGAGCTATTTAAAGCTGCTGCTGATCTCAGGCCTCTCCATCTACATTATCTTTCTCGTGGTCGATTTCCGGGAGATGATCGATGACGTGATTCAGCATCAAGTGCCTGGGCAGCTCATCCTGCGCTTTTTCAAGTTCAGGACTCCCTGGGTGATCAATCAGATCCTTCCGGTCGCCTGTCTCGTCTCCACGCTCCTTGCTTTCGGCCTCCTGGCGCGGTTCAACGAGATCACCGCCATGAAGGCGGGAGGCTTGAGCCTCTACCGTGTCTCGCTCCCCGTCGTCGGAACGACGGTTCTCCTGTCGGTGTTCTCCTTCGGGATCGAGGGCTACGTGATGCCGTTCTCGAACCAGCGCGCCAGCCAGATCCGCGACGAAATTCGCGGGCACTCCGCGAGGAGCACCACGCAGCCGCAGCGGCGATGGGTCCTCGGCAAGGACGGCCGCTTCTACAACTACCGGACCTACATCACTCCGGCCGCCCGTTTTCTGTCCCTGTCCGGGTCGGGGGTCTTCCAGGGATTCAGCATCTACCGGCTCGATCCAGAGAGTTTCGCGATCCGCGACAGGATCTACGCGCGCGAGGCGGTCTGGGCCGAGGGAGCCTGGGCGCTTCGGGACGGATGGGAGCGGAAGTTCGATGGCGGCGGGGCGGTCGTCTCGTTCGAGCCTTTCGTCGAGAAAAAAGTGATGCTGCGGGAGGCGCCTTCGCAATTCCTCGAAGAGGTCAAGACACCCGATCAGATGAATTACTGGCAGCTCAGGAAATTCATCAAGGATCTGAAGCGGCGTGGGTATTCGGTGCAGGAGCTTCTCGTCGATCTTTACGAGAAGATAGCCATCCCCTTCGTTTCGCTGGTGATGGTGATCCTCGGGCTGCCATTCGCTTTCCGGACCGGCAAGAAAGGGTCGCTCTACGGCATCGGTCTGAGCATCGGTCTCGTGGTCGTGTACTACGCGACTTTTGCCGTCATGAGCGCCCTCGGGGAAATCGGTTTTCTTCCCCCCTTTCTGGCGGCATGGGCCCCCAACATCCTGTTCGCCGGGGCCGGCACCTACATGATGCTTTCCCTGGTCCGGACCTAG